In Euphorbia lathyris chromosome 2, ddEupLath1.1, whole genome shotgun sequence, the sequence AATGACAATCAATTGACTTTATTATAGTCGTAACCATTAAGCAATCTAGGAACTTGAATTTTCCCGGAAAACACCACTCACCATTTATGCTTCATAACAAACCCAAATTCTTTTGAGAGAAACAATCAAAACATGGGGCAACAGCAATCCAAAGGTGAATTGCTGTACCAGCAAGTTAATTATGGGAATACAGAAGGAATCAAAAATCTTTTCCAGGAAGGCGCTGAACTTGAGGTGCCTAAtctttttcttctcttctctgTGAAATTTAAATTTGATGATACTTTTTTTGgggattttgcatttttcttcttttttgtatttgtaattgaagatttcaattttgactttttctctatcattttgattttgattatgtTTGCCCTCTTATTTATTTGGCGGTGCAGTGGATTGATAAGGAAGGTAAAACGCCATTGATATTAGCTTGCCTGAATTCTGAGCTCTACAATGTGGCTAAAACTTTGATAGAGCTCGGTGCTAATATTAACGCTTACCGCCCTGGTATGTGTTGATTCTGCTTCTTATTATACAAATTTATCTAATTTGGTTCTGGTATGCCTTTCAATAAATATTGGTACTTTTAGTTCTGAATCGgcttaacctccttttgaaaaGTTGGGACATAATGAAATGGAGCTCCGTTGCAGTATAAAGACGAGCAATATAGTATATTCTTAAGTTAATCGAAGAATTAATTCTTCAGCAATTTAATTGGCATGCTAACTGCTGTTCATAAGCATAATAGTAACATGGTAGATGGAATTTtctagtttttttaattaattgttctTCATTGAGCTGCAGGTCGCAATGGGGGCACTCCTTTACATCATGCAGCAAAAAGAGGCCTTGATAATACTGTTAAGTTACTTCTTTCCCATGGAGGTAAGCTGTAATCTTTGTCATTTATGAAAATTATGTGTTCGAGGAATAGATTTGTAGACATTATAATGGTTGTGTTTGTTGTTCTTACTACATTAGGTTTAAGTATCTTCTTAAGCTTGGAGGATAATTCctctttcttattttatttgtgAGAGTGATGAACATTTCATGCCTATATATGcacagaaaataaaaataggTTTCCATCATTATTGTTGTCTCTTGCTGTCACCATTTTTATAACCAGCATGTTCGACATTTTCAGCGAATGCATTAATCTTGAATGATGATTGCCAAACCCCTCTAGAAGTTGCTAGAGCTAAAGGGTACAACAATGTTGTCCGTACAATTGAGGTATGCCTTTTACGATACTTCATGTGTTATAAGCGGCAATATGACAACTTTTCCTTTATTATTTCTATGAAGAAGAGCTAAATTTTAAGTAAGATTTCCTTCCATATGATTCTTTTGCAGAGTCATATTTGTTTATTCTCTGGTCGGATGCGTGAGTTCTATGGGCCAGGATTTCTGGAAGTACTGGCTCCTCAGTTTCTTTCAAGAAACGTGTAAGTGTGAAGCTCATAGTAACTTCTTTTTGATTcctgtttttattattttattttgagataTGACATTTGAGAAATTTGGAATGCTGATTTCTACCAACTTGCAATCAAAGTTTTTTTTGTCAATGAGGCACGTTGGGTACTTATGACTGCTGCTGTTTTATTATTTTGCAGATGGGTTGCTGTTTTACCAACAGGTTCCCGTAATAACAATAAGCCTTTCAAGCTGGAACTTGCCATATATCATAGTCCACAGGTGTGCAACCATATGTCACTGTTGAAGTAATGTATTGCTTTGATCTTCTGTCAGAAATTATAGCTAAGTTGCTGGATAAGTGATATTATGAATGGTTTTATCAGTGAGCACTTTTATATTGGCTTGCTGATTCCTTATTCCGATTCTTATCAATAGTGCCCTTTATAGAATTGGAAACAATCTACCAACTTCAGTTTAATATGCATAATGGCTTTAACCTTTGTCTGAATCCAGCCAGGCATGCATGTTCTCagtccttttaagtctgaattATTACAAGTTACTTATAAACTTCTGTTAACTAATGACCAGGATGCCCAACCGCGTACAGTGATTGCATTGTGGAAAGCTAATCTAGAGGAACCAAAGTTTCGCCATTCTGATCCTTCAGTTATAATTGATGACAGATCTACGAGTAAATtcttatacaacaacaacaacaacaattttTATACCTGAAACTATTTTTCTTGCTAGTATCTCACATTCACTTACCAATCTTTATTCTCTTGTATACAATAATTTATTTGTCTTGGAATTGATATAGCATTCATTTCCTAGTATTTACATttacaagtgatttttgttcaTGCATAGTCCCAAGAGGAAGGAGGCGTAGAAGAGTGAGGCATAGGCCTCGAACAGTTAGTCGTAAGTATGATAGTTCCTAAATTACTTTAAGCTAGATATAAATGAATGCTTAAAATGGGATATGCTGTACCCTCATTGTGCTCCAGCCTCTAATTCGAAATGCTGCTAGGGAAAAACAATACCTGTGATTTTTATGCTATTTTGCTTAAAATTTCAAAAGCAACTGTATCTCAAGTGCTTTGATTCGTGCTtggtcttcttctttttcaataaaattaattaccTTCAATTTGCTTGAATCTCTTATttaatatcaattattttcagaaaCACGCATTAAACTTGCCCCAGCAAAAGAAGGTGACAGGCAGCAGCTTCAATGGTTCTGTGATGCGTGCAAGGGAATTCCACAGGTActtctgtttttattttctatgcTTTCTTCTCAAATACACTTATGATGCTAGAAGTTATACTTCAAATTGAAGCTTTGCTATTTGTTTACCTGCTCTATAGTGCTATAGGCTCGTCTTTATACAAGTGGTCGCTGTTTAAAAATCCTCTGATATGATCTTTAGTTGTTGCACTGATGCACCCAGCACAATGTTTCTTCTCTTTGTTGAAATTTTGTGTTTCCTCAAAATATTCAACTTAAAAATATTCTCCTCTgtatatttttcctttcaattaCAAGTTTATAACCATTTGGTGGTCACTGCTTTTCAGGCTTTCTTTTTTCCCGTAAAAATGAGAAATTGCAaggttaatatgattatttatcATATTGATAACTAAACTTGTATTATTGGCATTTAGCACAGCTGTTTATCTGCTTAAATGTGCAATCAacattcctttatttacaactAACTCAAATTCTGGAATGTTGCAGGCAGTACATCCTCCTGCGTTTTTGCAGACATATGGGGCTTCAACTGTTGAAGCAACAGCACCCCCTGAAGAAGAGTTTGAATTAGCAATGGCAATCAATGCCTCAATCCAATCTTCCATGGAAGAGACACCTGTTATCGAAACTTACCCTAGCGAAGCAAGTGCTTCCAGCAGTTGGAATAACCCTGTGAATACGGAGACGTCAAAAGCAACTGACCATGATAGTATTGGTGCAGTTGAAGCCCCAGAACCGGTCCCATCAGCACCAGTTATCATTGATGAGATGAGAGAAGATGGGCCAGTTGAGTATCCATCAATTGATTTTGGCCCGGTTGATATGACTTCGCTACCTGAGGAGAAATTAGCAGGTAGGTCTGGGAAACAAAAAGAAGATGGAGATTCTTCATCATCATGTGTGATATGTTTGGATGCTCCAGTAGAAGCGGCTTGTATCCCATGTGGGCATATGGCCGGTTGCATGTCGTGTTTAAAGGAGGTAAAAGCCAAGAAATGGGGTTGCCCAGTGTGCCGTGCCAAGATTGATCAGGTTGTAAAACTGTATGCTGTTTGAAGATTGGTGTAAAATGGATGGGAGGTATACATGCTTtcctcataaaaaaaaacatttgtgAAAACTTGCATAGTTATTGTGTGTAGATGGAGAAAAACTTTAAATCAAAGGTTGTATTGTATGTAATATTGGTTGTACATCTCTACTCTCTTACTTGCAAGGTTGTATTCTATGTAACTcgttattatataaaaaatctaAAGAAGAAACACCAAAATCAGAATCCagacttgatttttttttatataatagtaatatttaacatattttcaaaaaaaaaaagtttaacaCGTACCAACTCTATTGGTCATTACTTGGTCGTTGCTAACTTTCTCCTTAAAATCCAAAATGTAAGAGTTTAAAGGCCACTGTTGAAGCGCCAGATCTGGTGCATGGAGGCGGGAAATTATGATTTTGGTTCTGAAAAATTACAGATCACTATCTATTCTAttgttaattattttttttttattccatGAAATTTTGAAAAGTTGATCCTTTTTATTGTGTTTTACTACACTTTATTACTTCACCAACAAAAGTCAGAATGGTTATTGCTAACGCTGTTCATTTGGTATTACTATGTTCAAGAGGTGCTCAAagataaatatataacaaaagtTGAAAGTTAagactgttttttttttaaattaagttgaaagtttgagttatatttgaaattaaattgaaaactatACCTATTTTTAtgcagaaaaaaataaatattaacttttctttttttataagcCGTGAAAGCTATTAAATATAACTTCTCCTAAAAGCAGGTTTATTAGCTTTTAAGAaaaatacttttatttttactaACGCCGTTTTTTTGctggaaaatttaaaaaaaaaaaaaaaaaactgcttTTAAGATTTGAAAAACCTgtgctaaattaataaaaaaaattctataaaaaattataaaatcatACAATGTTCACAATAAAATAGGTGAATCTGCATAAGACAAAATTCACCTTCAAAATCCTATAACAAGAGATCCGTGTAACGAACTTTGTATCAAGAGAATCgttagtattggatttgtgataaGAACTTGAGAATTAGACAAAGAACTTGAGAATTGGGAATAAAAGGAAGGGAAGAAGAACATAGGAATTTAGAAAGAGGAGGTTAAATCTTACCCCGTAACAATCGCCAAAAGCCATGTCTGTTAAGATCCGCATGAAAGACCGGCTAAGGGATTCACCAGACGTCGATCGAAAGAAGGTACGGATGTACATTGCCACATCAGTGTACCTCTTGTATGGTTATACAGAATCCGAGAAAACAGTTATTCCTTCTataaggaggagtaatgataaTTAATTGGAGTAACGACAATAGCCCAACAACGTCTCACCAATGGCGGTAAGTTAACAACACTCTCAGGTCGGGAtgacaacgggtagggtacccgcgggtaatgtcaatcccaaactcttacccttttattttttaattacctgtagccgtctcattaccctaacgggtatacatTTTGCATCCCATaaccgtcccatttaattcgcggggtACTCTTACccattaagaatcaataaataaaataaaaaatagactaatttaacaaagtataaatttaataaatcatctatctaaaaattgaacaaattgaaccttaattaataagaataaagtagtttaGTGGTATAACTCAAtagttgaaaaacaaaagattggagttcaaatctcacgtcttacatctaaaaaacaatgatattcattaatagggtaaatttcatcaattgtgtacaacctttgccccatctcacactttggtatacaatcttcaatttgtgtcactaatatgtacgaacttataggtgacctcccactatggtgtacagtaggtaaaaatgaccggtcaacccgaagtcaacgcgccacataaacatttttcaccaaattcattagtaaaagtgggacccacaaattataaagaaattaattttatcattttctctttttttaccCTTATCACtttcatctcttcatcttcttccctctatttctttctctctcttcattttttctctctctaacctctgtctctcttcaaatttctttctctctctaactcatcTCTCTCTGATCTTCTCTAGCATTATTACAAAAACTTGATTTATATCCGGTTTGTTATTACTCCATCTGAATATTATTCAATGCATTGTGAATCTTTAATTTGATTCTGCTGAATTTTGCAAAATATTCGGGTTTTTTGCGGCTAATTATTGATGGTGTCCTTTTATGATCAACAAGAAGGATTTTAATGTTTTATCTGTTTTCATATTCAAGCGGTGGACATCGGTCCGATTTTAGGGGTtttgcatttttatttaattaggtGGTTCATGTTCtaacattattaaaaaaaaaaaaaattgaatctggataaaaaaatatatgctcTGGCCTTTGAAGACATTGATTAATAATATAAGGTTGGACATGAGTTATGGCCTCTAATGGTGATGTGTTTGCTACTTCTAGGCATAAGAAGTTCTAAAAAGTAATTGCTGACACTTGAGAGAGCCATGTAATCTGGATCATccgtatttatttctttttttgtaATAATGTTAGAAATAgagaaagttagagagagataagttagagagagaaagaaatttgaagagagatAGAGGTTatagaaagagaaaaaaatgaagagagagaaagaaatagagggaagaagatgaagagatgaaaGGGATGAgggtaaaagagagaaaatgataaaattaatttctttataatTTGTGGGTCTCACTTTTACTAATGAATTTGATGAAAAATGCTtatgtggcgcgttgacttcaggttgaccggtcatttttacctattGTACACCATAGtgagaggtcacctataagttcgtacatattagtgagacaaattgaaggttgtataccaaagtgtgaaatagaacaaaggttgtacatcattgatgaaatttacccttcattaatatataaaaaagttatgAAGGGTAACGGGTACCAAgtaccctagggggtattcacatacccgtctcattaccctaacgggtaaaggttttgatctcatactcgtcttatacccttttatacagagTACGAGTAGTTCCATTAGGGTCGAGTAGTGTCGGGTACCCGCGAGTATAGTACATGTTCCATCCCTACTCTCAGGATATTTTTAGAGGTAAGTTAACAACACTCTTCAGAATATTTTTCAATACCTATTAATCCTAAATTCCATTTCTGATTTTACCATCGGAAGTGTCACGGCCGAATCCAACAGCGTCTCACCAATGGCGACGATATCATCAACAAAGGAAGTGTTATTATCATGtcttcctcttcttttctttataaaagatttacatgaaaaaaatttaatacatcAGTCAGCATctgaatttattttaaaaaaattgatttatccTCTAAACTTTTATATTATCTCAATAACCTATTCAATTTATCTAAAATGCAGTCAACTAATCtctaatttctttttaaaaaagtGTAATTGACCTTTAAACTTTCAAGTTGTCCGATAATccaacttacttaaaatgtgGTCAATTGATCCCTTAATCTGATGTTGCATCGAGCGTGTAACACGCAACAAGAATGCATGTTTTTTCCGTCTAATGTATTAGAAGGAATGACATTTTCTATTTAAATTTCTAAATATAACGGCTTGAATTCTGAAATTCCTAGTCTTTCTCAGCCTTAAATCCTAAACAAAAAATGGTAACAATTTCTTGTGTTTAGTGATTGAAGACATTAAAACTCTTTGTTCAAGATTCTCTCAATTTCTTGGGATTTTTACTGATTGTTTCAGTTATTCCGCCGAATGTTTAATGTATTTTTTCCACCACTAATTTTTACTCTTTTCATACATAGCAATTCATAAATTTGGCGGCACCAGTTAGCTACCGTTTTCACTAGTCAACATCGTGTGGGCCACACTCAAGGGCTCTAATGTGTGTTTGATGGATTGGGAGATTAACGTGAGTTGCTAAATGACacccccaaattacttatcaccgccttTTATTGGACTTTTTTTTGccattctcataattttgataaaaaaccgAAAATTCTatttccaaaatcataaacccgaacaacaataattgaaattatgaaaaaaaattgatgtgtgacaacccgaatcccgaaaatggatgattacaagtcggaaacattaaaatttacgtttttttttatcaaagaactcatgaaaatcatatatattttttatgacgattttacattttttgtcacaaaaaattgaacgatttagtagctttcgtcactaaaaattttacgattttacaccggccaaaatttggcctaaacagAAGCCGCATCCGCCCCTGCCATGGGccgaacggatgcggcatctgtttaggccaaattttagCCGATTCTCTAAAAGAATATTcagtttagaaaaaaaattatgaaaagggaaaaaattgtccaaatggaggtggtgataagtaatttggggcGGTAAATAACAAAACCCGAGATTAATTGGCTGCTTTTTAACCAAATTGAGGGGATATCAAGACAATATGAAAGTTTAGAGAACTAATCAAACTTTTTCTAACATGTTCTGATGTATCAATTTAAGTTGAGAGGGAACATgaaagtaagaaaaaaaaactatatatgtGCCTAAAACTCAGTTGTCTACTTTGACTGCTGATCAGATTTTGATTTCATCTGAACTGTAAGATTAAAAGTTGATTAGCCCTATAGTTAAAAGGGCTAATCTCTCAGCATAGGTATTAGAAAAAAAGTTAATTAGAATAATATGGTAAATTAAGGGATTGATTAGCATATAATCTATATATGATATTCTCTTGgtttcttcaaaaagaagagaaCAAAAAGGGGAACACAAATTTTTTAAAACGATATTAAAGCCTACTGAATTTGATTCTGATAAGCTTGTATTGTTTAACTAAATGTATTTTATGTACACTAAGTTATCCTAAAAATGAATTTTATATCAGAGATTACACTCTCATCATTCataacaaaaatattttttagtaaaaggATTGTGCGGGCATTGGAGTAACTCAACTAGGGCCGGTCTTAACATTTTATGGATCCTATACAAAATAAGAGATAAATGatccttaataataataaaattatacttaaaagtttaaaataaaaaaattggacctattttatacctaaaatatcatattatttggttCATTTGTAAATCTAAATGGatattataattacatttatttttaaaaaaagtacttaaaaaaaattggacctATTTTGACCCTAGATCCTAGACGGTCGCACTCCTAGTCTATATCTAGAGCCGGTCCATAACTCAACTCCTTCCAACTAGCTTGACACCACAAGAGACAATAACCAACTTTATTAAAATTAAGAGATACAAGGCTAACCAGCGAACCTTAACATAGACTGTCGTATTGAAATCATTAAAGACATGATAAGagcaaaaggaaaaggaaagaatATCACCAATGCTCAATGGGTGAacaaataatttttgaaatgaaaatgtattaaaattgctttgaaaaaataataatatttatgattttttagtttatattattttaaagggttaaggtgcaaaaatacccctaacgttttgggtcaggagcaattttacccctaacgtctaaaatggtgcaattttgcccctagcgttggaagtcaagagcaattttacccctaacattaataaattggatcaatttcagatactattataaaacacagatatttttgttccttattcagcaccaattgcataacaattcgttctgaaaaaaagattttatgttttttataatttaacaatagaatttgagattaatatttataaatatggtgaattttttgaatttattttatctaattcgtataaaaagacagtatatttttttattttttttcacatctcaacctatgtttatgatttgttactgataaaatgacacacgtatgaagtgtagatgacaagattcatgaccgagaagacagtttgatgaattatttctcaaattgacccaatttattaacgttaggggtaaaattgctcttggcttccaacgttaggggtaaagttgcaccattttagacgttaggggtaaaattgctcctggtccaaaacgttaggggtatttttgcaccttaaccctattttaaattatttaattgtttagattattattttttattcatattcatataaccttactttgttttttttactattggatgatggagtgtaaaattcatccaatagtgaaaacacacaaagtaagacttactttgttaaaaacaaagtaagcatagtcaaactccttttttttatacattCGATTTATTAATTGATGTCATTTATACATATTTAATTCTTAACAAGAAATCAACTCCATGATATCATTCTTTACCCTATGTATAGTAGAATTTTGTTTAATATAGAAGGCAtaatgatgcggggcatctttccctaggatctaGTCCGGatgagggaagtcggaggaagaaccaaacgcgagcaacaagcgagtaaagaggccaaaacaatACAACACAGCAGCTCAGACACGCTCCACGTGTatttgggcacgctccgcgtgtattTGAGATTGATCCGGAGAAAGTCCAGAAGGTCACATACGCAGGGCTTGgattgggcacgctccgcgtggaagaAAACACGCACTGCGTACTTGAGtgtctgatccggagaagagttcaacagccaaagtacgtcccgcgtagaaTTGGGCACGTCCCGCGTAGAATGAGTACTGATCCAGAGAAGAGCTCATCAGCCAAACTATGTCCCGCGTACTTTCACTTTTCAGGAACTTGTTCCTTACTCCAACtcctccttaattacaatcctgctactccttatttacacctttgccactccctaattacaactctaccacgTCACTATTTACACCTATGCCACCTCCTTATTATTACCCCATTTTACCCATAACCTtactttttaattaattatgtaagataggcttttatgtaattttggTTTTAGGGTTGAGATGGtataaatacatctctttcttgtatttgttcttaactttttatcaatcaaatataattcttcttgaagaaacttTGTTAAGGttctaccttcaacaatggggattttattattcctatggatttagtccatgaaattgGGATTCAccccttctagtttagctaaagaagaacatctttgttagtttacgattaaaactaacacgtcacgaTTTCAGTGAAATCCACGCTGCATCACATAAATTGCAAATTAATAACATGGTTTTTGTTACAGGAACAGTAAATTGCAAATTAATAACATGGTTTTTGTTACAGGAACAGGAGATGAGAAGAAATAAAGTGTTTGGTAATGAAAGGGAAATAGGTAAGATTTGAATAGTATTTATGGGATTAGACATATTTAGTTAGTAGTTGGCATCATTATAAAAAACCTACTTACTATTTATTGAGCAGTTCTTAAGTGCCAAATATTTTCCATATATAGACAAAATTTATGAACATCAAACAACAGTCTTcttattagtttatattttgtagGTAGTAAAAATTGAGTACATCACGAGGAGGCAAATGGCTATATATCTTATGTTATGGAATTTGAATTGGGGAAATATTGATTATGGTCAATTTTAGATTTTAGAATTTCTTAGTCAGTCATATGAAGTGACCTTCATACAAGGCAGCACATGTGCTTAACTTCTGGGCCCAATTAATTAGGCTTCGCTACAACCCCCCACTAATTCCTAATATCAGTTGAATATCTCAAACATAAATAATACTGACAGTATGTGATGACCctaaatgaccaaatgaatttggtcattcaccgttagatccaaGCTTATTAGGATCATGTGGTGGAGATACAAATCATCCTAaggcttaaatttaataagtttGGATTTAACGGTGAATGCCCAGGTGAACACTACTGAATAATACTATACCCACATCCATTATCCATGCTTCCtactaataattttttattaatcttGCATTATATATTATAGAGTTTAAAGTATATATTTTAATGTGTAAAAATTTTCTGTCAAAAAAATgtgtaaaattttatataaataaaaaaaattaattatacaaTATTAATATCTCATTGGTAGTATAGAATTATAAATTGACAAAGTAATAGAGTTGTAATATATTCTAATTTAGCATGGCGAAAGAACGAGAGAAAGCGAGGGTAAGGACGGCTATGGCGCTGGGCGGCGCGGGCGGCCGATCGGGGCAGGGGATGGTGGATCGGGCAGCTAGGAAGGAGCTGGACGCGGATCCAGTGCCGGATGGGGAGATGGCGAGGGGAGAAGGGAGATCGGCAGTTTCTTCGAGAGAGAGACGTGTGAGCGGCGAACGGGTTAGGGATCGATCAAGGGAGCGGGATCGGTCGGCTCGAAAGGGGGGCGAGGGGCCGGATCCGGCAACAAGCATGGATGGCGAAGGGGATTTGGGGACGGAAAGGGCCAAGGAGTGGAGTGCTAGGGTTGCGGCGCAAGGGATTGCTGGGGGCGGGAAGGCAGTAGCGGGTATGTATGGGGTGCCGGCAAGGGGATCCGGATCTGGGGATATTGGCGTGCGGCGTCCTGGATCTGGAGCGGAGGTGTTCTGCGCAGCGCTGGGCAATGATCCGGCTGGGGATATTGGCGTGTGGTGCCCTGGTGCTGGAGCAGAGGTGGGCAATACTGCCGCGGGAGTGCCGGTAGTGGTGGAGGCTGCCCAGGCGAGGGAACCGGCTGTGTCCCCTGGTTCT encodes:
- the LOC136218696 gene encoding putative E3 ubiquitin-protein ligase XBAT35 isoform X1, with product MGQQQSKGELLYQQVNYGNTEGIKNLFQEGAELEWIDKEGKTPLILACLNSELYNVAKTLIELGANINAYRPGRNGGTPLHHAAKRGLDNTVKLLLSHGANALILNDDCQTPLEVARAKGYNNVVRTIESHICLFSGRMREFYGPGFLEVLAPQFLSRNVWVAVLPTGSRNNNKPFKLELAIYHSPQDAQPRTVIALWKANLEEPKFRHSDPSVIIDDRSTIPRGRRRRRVRHRPRTVSQTRIKLAPAKEGDRQQLQWFCDACKGIPQAVHPPAFLQTYGASTVEATAPPEEEFELAMAINASIQSSMEETPVIETYPSEASASSSWNNPVNTETSKATDHDSIGAVEAPEPVPSAPVIIDEMREDGPVEYPSIDFGPVDMTSLPEEKLAGRSGKQKEDGDSSSSCVICLDAPVEAACIPCGHMAGCMSCLKEVKAKKWGCPVCRAKIDQVVKLYAV
- the LOC136218696 gene encoding putative E3 ubiquitin-protein ligase XBAT35 isoform X2; its protein translation is MGQQQSKGELLYQQVNYGNTEGIKNLFQEGAELEWIDKEGKTPLILACLNSELYNVAKTLIELGANINAYRPGRNGGTPLHHAAKRGLDNTVKLLLSHGANALILNDDCQTPLEVARAKGYNNVVRTIESHICLFSGRMREFYGPGFLEVLAPQFLSRNVWVAVLPTGSRNNNKPFKLELAIYHSPQDAQPRTVIALWKANLEEPKFRHSDPSVIIDDRSTKTRIKLAPAKEGDRQQLQWFCDACKGIPQAVHPPAFLQTYGASTVEATAPPEEEFELAMAINASIQSSMEETPVIETYPSEASASSSWNNPVNTETSKATDHDSIGAVEAPEPVPSAPVIIDEMREDGPVEYPSIDFGPVDMTSLPEEKLAGRSGKQKEDGDSSSSCVICLDAPVEAACIPCGHMAGCMSCLKEVKAKKWGCPVCRAKIDQVVKLYAV